The following proteins are co-located in the Acropora palmata chromosome 11, jaAcrPala1.3, whole genome shotgun sequence genome:
- the LOC141897549 gene encoding autophagy-related protein 13-like isoform X1, translating to MVEMAEKFKNREDQEERDLKKYLKFLSLKAIQVIVQSRLGEKIHTKSKPNSMGQDWFNLAINDDPDVSAEAKKVTSGKLPSQESPMCVEISLKTSEDESMVLETWCLGINDRVDSNTKVTYTFYNRIGMLLKSLVSVTRVTPAYQLSRKQGKDFMMCYKVYFGEVRFKELGEGFQSLRVGSIGTPIGSITLSAAYRTKLTLPVRPQIMVKSDHFKSEPARVSCDPLSGVLQCVSGAQGAFDLTAEARHHIAEQIASATETEVTQSSTKSSNTPPSSSHRLSSASPSPPFTRRLLQEKNAIGKQDVEWSASSSKPLNWKQMKSKGAFVSGTDTPVKPFLPNLSSSPPFASLLRRKDDESIGLPSENTLVNSPPGLKRKDSSSERTERRPSATPAMPQAPSQLGWDDDFVMVELKPAFASHSGSSTGDLGSFFRECQTAPPLSLFQDTEIATMDNVMDQLDGELCGFRENASKFDELLTDLQQA from the exons ATGGTGGAAATGGCAGAGAAATTTAAGAATCGAGAAGATCAAGAAGAACGTGATCtcaagaaatatttaaaatttttgtcgTTGAAG GCTATTCAAGTAATCGTTCAGTCCCGTCTTGGTGAGAAGATCCATACAAAGTCCAAACCAAATTCGATGGGCCAAGACTGG tTCAACCTTGCAATAAATGATGATCCAGATGTTTCTGCTGAAGCAAAGAAAGTCACTAGTGGAAAGCTTCCATCACAAGAAAGCCCAATGTGTGTTGAAATATCTCTAAAAACCAGTGAG gaTGAATCAATGGTGTTGGAGACTTGGTGTCTTGGTATCAATGATCGAGTTGATTCAAATACAAAAGTGACATACACATTTTATAACAGGATTGGAATGCTGCTCAAATCTCTAGTGTCAGTCACAAGAGTAACTCCTGCCTATCAACTTTCACGAAAACAAGGGAAAGACTTCATGATGTGCTACAA GGTTTATTTTGGTGAGGTCAGGTTTAAGGAGTTGGGAGAAG gttttcaaagtttgaggGTTGGTTCAATTGGTACCCCTATAGGATCCATTACTTTGTCTGCGGCATACAGAACGAAGCTGACCCTGCCAGTGAG ACCGCAAATCATGGTCAAGAGTGACCACTTTAAATCTGAACCGGCCCGTGTATCATGTGATCCGCTGAGTGGAGTTTTGCAGTGTGTGAGTGGCGCGCAGGGAGCCTTTGATTTGACTGCTGAAGCAAG acATCATATTGCTGAGCAGATAGCCAGTGCAACTGAAACGGAAGTAACCCAGTCCTCTACAAAGTCCTCCAACACCCCGCCATCCTCATCCCATCGGCTGAGTTCAGCCTCTCCTTCACCGCCCTTCACCAGGCGGCTGTTACAGGAAAAAAACGCCATTGGCAAACAGGACGTTGAATG GTCAGCAAGTTCCTCCAAACCGTTAAATTGGaagcaaatgaaatcaaagGGGGCTTTTGTAAGTGGAACCGACACTCCTGTAAAA CCCTTCCTTCCGAATCTGTCTTCGAGTCCGCCTTTTGCTTCTCTTTTGCGTCGCAAAGATGACGAATCAATCGGCTTGCCTTCAGAGAACACCCTCGTGAATTCGCCACCCGGGCTTAAAAGAAAG GATAGCTCGTCAGAAAGGACAGAAAGGAGACCGTCCGCAACCCCCGCAATGCCTCAAGCTCCTAGTCAGCTGGGATGGGACGATGACTTTGTTATGGTTGAGCTG AAACCGGCTTTTGCGTCTCATTCAGGGAGTTCTACTGGAGATCTGGGAAGCTTCTTCCGTGAGTGTCAAACTGCTCCGCCATTGAGCCTGTTCCAGGACACCGAGATAGCGACCATGGACAATGTTATG GATCAGTTGGATGGCGAACTTTGTGGTTTCCGTGAAAACGCCTCGAAATTTGATGAACTTTTAACAGATCTTCAACAGGCCTAA
- the LOC141897549 gene encoding autophagy-related protein 13-like isoform X2: MVEMAEKFKNREDQEERDLKKYLKFLSLKAIQVIVQSRLGEKIHTKSKPNSMGQDWFNLAINDDPDVSAEAKKVTSGKLPSQESPMCVEISLKTSEDESMVLETWCLGINDRVDSNTKVTYTFYNRIGMLLKSLVSVTRVTPAYQLSRKQGKDFMMCYKVYFGEVRFKELGEGFQSLRVGSIGTPIGSITLSAAYRTKLTLPVRPQIMVKSDHFKSEPARVSCDPLSGVLQCVSGAQGAFDLTAEARHHIAEQIASATETEVTQSSTKSSNTPPSSSHRLSSASPSPPFTRRLLQEKNAIGKQDVEWSASSSKPLNWKQMKSKGAFPFLPNLSSSPPFASLLRRKDDESIGLPSENTLVNSPPGLKRKDSSSERTERRPSATPAMPQAPSQLGWDDDFVMVELKPAFASHSGSSTGDLGSFFRECQTAPPLSLFQDTEIATMDNVMDQLDGELCGFRENASKFDELLTDLQQA, encoded by the exons ATGGTGGAAATGGCAGAGAAATTTAAGAATCGAGAAGATCAAGAAGAACGTGATCtcaagaaatatttaaaatttttgtcgTTGAAG GCTATTCAAGTAATCGTTCAGTCCCGTCTTGGTGAGAAGATCCATACAAAGTCCAAACCAAATTCGATGGGCCAAGACTGG tTCAACCTTGCAATAAATGATGATCCAGATGTTTCTGCTGAAGCAAAGAAAGTCACTAGTGGAAAGCTTCCATCACAAGAAAGCCCAATGTGTGTTGAAATATCTCTAAAAACCAGTGAG gaTGAATCAATGGTGTTGGAGACTTGGTGTCTTGGTATCAATGATCGAGTTGATTCAAATACAAAAGTGACATACACATTTTATAACAGGATTGGAATGCTGCTCAAATCTCTAGTGTCAGTCACAAGAGTAACTCCTGCCTATCAACTTTCACGAAAACAAGGGAAAGACTTCATGATGTGCTACAA GGTTTATTTTGGTGAGGTCAGGTTTAAGGAGTTGGGAGAAG gttttcaaagtttgaggGTTGGTTCAATTGGTACCCCTATAGGATCCATTACTTTGTCTGCGGCATACAGAACGAAGCTGACCCTGCCAGTGAG ACCGCAAATCATGGTCAAGAGTGACCACTTTAAATCTGAACCGGCCCGTGTATCATGTGATCCGCTGAGTGGAGTTTTGCAGTGTGTGAGTGGCGCGCAGGGAGCCTTTGATTTGACTGCTGAAGCAAG acATCATATTGCTGAGCAGATAGCCAGTGCAACTGAAACGGAAGTAACCCAGTCCTCTACAAAGTCCTCCAACACCCCGCCATCCTCATCCCATCGGCTGAGTTCAGCCTCTCCTTCACCGCCCTTCACCAGGCGGCTGTTACAGGAAAAAAACGCCATTGGCAAACAGGACGTTGAATG GTCAGCAAGTTCCTCCAAACCGTTAAATTGGaagcaaatgaaatcaaagGGGGCTTTT CCCTTCCTTCCGAATCTGTCTTCGAGTCCGCCTTTTGCTTCTCTTTTGCGTCGCAAAGATGACGAATCAATCGGCTTGCCTTCAGAGAACACCCTCGTGAATTCGCCACCCGGGCTTAAAAGAAAG GATAGCTCGTCAGAAAGGACAGAAAGGAGACCGTCCGCAACCCCCGCAATGCCTCAAGCTCCTAGTCAGCTGGGATGGGACGATGACTTTGTTATGGTTGAGCTG AAACCGGCTTTTGCGTCTCATTCAGGGAGTTCTACTGGAGATCTGGGAAGCTTCTTCCGTGAGTGTCAAACTGCTCCGCCATTGAGCCTGTTCCAGGACACCGAGATAGCGACCATGGACAATGTTATG GATCAGTTGGATGGCGAACTTTGTGGTTTCCGTGAAAACGCCTCGAAATTTGATGAACTTTTAACAGATCTTCAACAGGCCTAA